The Peromyscus maniculatus bairdii isolate BWxNUB_F1_BW_parent chromosome 6, HU_Pman_BW_mat_3.1, whole genome shotgun sequence genome has a segment encoding these proteins:
- the Alg5 gene encoding dolichyl-phosphate beta-glucosyltransferase isoform X2 — protein MLRQEMVSVIAFITATKMPPFRQHEEEKFFLNAKGQKETLPSIWDSPTKQLSVVVPSYNEEKRLPVMMDEALNYLEKRQEQDPRFTYEVIVVDDGSGDQTSKVALKYCQKYGSDKVRVITLVRNRGKGGAVRMGVFSSRGEKILMADADGATKFPDVEKLEKGLSDLQPWPDQMAIACGSRAHLEKESIAQRSYFRTLLMYGFHFLVWFLCVKGIRDTQCGFKLLTRAAAARTFSSLHIERWAFDVELLYIAQFLKIPIAEVAVNWTEIEGSKLVPFWSWLQMGKDLLFIRLRYLTGAWKLERTRKMS, from the exons ATGCTCAGGCAGGAAATG GTTTCTGTCATTGCATTTATAACTGCTACAAAAATGCCACCATTTCGCCAACATGAAGAAGAGAAATTCTTCCTCAATGCCAAAGGCCAAAAGGAAACTTTACCCAGCATCTGGGACTCACCCACCAAACAGCTGTCTGTTGTGGTGCCTTCCTACAATGAAGAGAAACGGT TGCCTGTGATGATGGATGAAGCCCTGAACTACCTAGAAAAGAGACAG GAACAGGACCCTAGGTTCACTTACGAGGTGATAGTAGTTGACGATGGCAGTGGAGACCAGACTTCAAAG GTCGCTTTAAAATACTGCCAGAAATACGGAAGTGACAAAGTGCGAGTGATAACGCTGGTACGGAATCGTGGGAAAGGTGGCGCTGTGAGGATG GGTGTATTCAGTTCTCGAGGAGAGAAGATCCTCATGGCTGATGCTGATGGAGCCACAAAGTTTCCAGATGTTGAGAAACTAGAAAAGGGGCTGAGTGATCTCCAGCCATGGCCT GATCAAATGGCCATCGCTTGTGGGTCTCGTGCTCATCTGGAGAAAGAATCGATTGCTCAG CGTTCCTACTTCCGTACCCTTCTTATGTACGGGTTCCACTTCCTGGTGTGGTTCCTCTGTGTCAAAGGAATCAGGGACACGCAGTGCGGGTTCAAATTACTAACCCGAGCAGCAGCGGCCCGGACCTTCTCGTCTCTGCACATTGAACGATG GGCATTTGACGTAGAACTGCTGTACATAGCACAATTTCTTAAAATTCCAATAGCAGAAGTTGCTGTCAACTGGACTGAAATTGAGG gTTCTAAGTTAGTTCCATTTTGGAGCTGGTTACAAATGGGCAAAGACCTGCTTTTTATCCGGCTGCGGTATCTGACGGGTGCCTGGAAGCTTGAACGAACAAGGAAAATGAGTTAG
- the Alg5 gene encoding dolichyl-phosphate beta-glucosyltransferase isoform X1, producing MWSCGMASLLLQLAGLGVALAVAGLILVSVIAFITATKMPPFRQHEEEKFFLNAKGQKETLPSIWDSPTKQLSVVVPSYNEEKRLPVMMDEALNYLEKRQEQDPRFTYEVIVVDDGSGDQTSKVALKYCQKYGSDKVRVITLVRNRGKGGAVRMGVFSSRGEKILMADADGATKFPDVEKLEKGLSDLQPWPDQMAIACGSRAHLEKESIAQRSYFRTLLMYGFHFLVWFLCVKGIRDTQCGFKLLTRAAAARTFSSLHIERWAFDVELLYIAQFLKIPIAEVAVNWTEIEGSKLVPFWSWLQMGKDLLFIRLRYLTGAWKLERTRKMS from the exons GTTTCTGTCATTGCATTTATAACTGCTACAAAAATGCCACCATTTCGCCAACATGAAGAAGAGAAATTCTTCCTCAATGCCAAAGGCCAAAAGGAAACTTTACCCAGCATCTGGGACTCACCCACCAAACAGCTGTCTGTTGTGGTGCCTTCCTACAATGAAGAGAAACGGT TGCCTGTGATGATGGATGAAGCCCTGAACTACCTAGAAAAGAGACAG GAACAGGACCCTAGGTTCACTTACGAGGTGATAGTAGTTGACGATGGCAGTGGAGACCAGACTTCAAAG GTCGCTTTAAAATACTGCCAGAAATACGGAAGTGACAAAGTGCGAGTGATAACGCTGGTACGGAATCGTGGGAAAGGTGGCGCTGTGAGGATG GGTGTATTCAGTTCTCGAGGAGAGAAGATCCTCATGGCTGATGCTGATGGAGCCACAAAGTTTCCAGATGTTGAGAAACTAGAAAAGGGGCTGAGTGATCTCCAGCCATGGCCT GATCAAATGGCCATCGCTTGTGGGTCTCGTGCTCATCTGGAGAAAGAATCGATTGCTCAG CGTTCCTACTTCCGTACCCTTCTTATGTACGGGTTCCACTTCCTGGTGTGGTTCCTCTGTGTCAAAGGAATCAGGGACACGCAGTGCGGGTTCAAATTACTAACCCGAGCAGCAGCGGCCCGGACCTTCTCGTCTCTGCACATTGAACGATG GGCATTTGACGTAGAACTGCTGTACATAGCACAATTTCTTAAAATTCCAATAGCAGAAGTTGCTGTCAACTGGACTGAAATTGAGG gTTCTAAGTTAGTTCCATTTTGGAGCTGGTTACAAATGGGCAAAGACCTGCTTTTTATCCGGCTGCGGTATCTGACGGGTGCCTGGAAGCTTGAACGAACAAGGAAAATGAGTTAG